A window from Sphingobacterium hotanense encodes these proteins:
- the rpmA gene encoding 50S ribosomal protein L27: MAHKKGAGSSKNGRESHSKRLGIKIFGGQQAIAGNIIVRQRGTQHNPDSNVGIGKDHTLYALIDGTVVFRKKANNKSYVSVLPTEENN; this comes from the coding sequence ATGGCACACAAAAAAGGTGCGGGTAGTTCCAAGAACGGCCGTGAGTCACATAGTAAGAGATTAGGTATCAAGATTTTTGGTGGTCAACAAGCAATCGCTGGAAATATCATCGTTCGCCAACGTGGTACTCAACATAACCCAGATTCTAACGTAGGTATCGGTAAAGACCATACATTATACGCTTTGATCGACGGTACAGTAGTTTTCCGCAAAAAAGCTAACAACAAATCTTATGTTTCTGTATTACCTACAGAAGAAAACAACTAA
- the rplU gene encoding 50S ribosomal protein L21 gives MYAIVNIAGQQFKVAKDQYLFVHRLQGDEGASIEFDNVLLAEDGGKFTVGTPSISGAKVSATILSHLKGEKVIVFKKKRRKGYKKKNGHRQQFTKIQITGISL, from the coding sequence ATGTACGCAATAGTAAATATAGCAGGACAGCAATTTAAAGTTGCTAAAGACCAATACCTTTTTGTACACCGTTTACAAGGAGATGAAGGCGCTAGTATTGAATTTGACAATGTATTGTTAGCAGAGGACGGTGGTAAATTTACTGTTGGTACGCCAAGTATCTCAGGTGCTAAAGTTTCAGCTACGATTTTGTCTCATTTAAAAGGTGAAAAAGTAATCGTTTTCAAGAAAAAACGTCGTAAAGGCTACAAAAAGAAAAACGGTCACCGTCAACAATTCACTAAAATCCAGATTACTGGTATCAGTTTATAA